TAGGTATAGGAGTCCAACCGGTCATTATCTTATCTGAAAATCTCACATACTCTCCAGAATCATCAACCTTCACAAGCAAATATTTTCCCATGTCACTCTCGGAAATAAAGTAGTAGAAAATAGGTATTCCATTAAACCCATAATAATCGTGAAATATTGCTAACATTCCGTAAACGTGCTTTTCATCATGCTTAAAATGTATTAAATACATAGGTTGTCCCATAACTATGATTGCTGCTGCAACTCTAGCTATATCAGCCGGACCTTCAGTTCTCAATGATATAACCTTCTCAATCTCACCCTTCATTTTCTTACACCACTAACATTTTCTTTATACTCTCATATATAAATACCATATCATTCTCGCCTAATCCTGGATGAATAGGAAGTGATAAGACATGCTGAGAAGCGTATTCAGCCACAGGATACATTCCCTTTCTAAAACCCATTTTATAAAACAGCGGTGTTAAATGAACTGGTGTTTCATAATATACTGCAGCATTAATGCCTAACTTATTTAAGCCATTCCGAAGAGCATCCCTATCATTATTAACACCAATAGTATAAAGATACCATGAGTGCCTAATTCCTGTAGGTTCATAAGGTAATTTCAAACTCTTGAACTCACTAAGTAAATCGTTAAGTATCATGGCATTTCTTCTTCTAGCCTCAAGAAAACGTGGAAGCTTAGAAAGCTGAACGAGACCTATTGCAGCCTCAATTTCAGGCATTCTATAATTGTATCCAAGCACGTGCGGATCATAACCTTTAACCTGACCATGCGTTCTTAACATTTTTAAACGCTCCCAATACTCTTTATTATCAGTAGTTATCATGCCACCTTCACCAGTGGTCATGTTCTTTGTTGCATAAAAACTAAAGCACCCCATATCCCCAATAGAGCCAGCTATGCGACCTTTATAAGATGCACCGTGTGCTTGCGCCGCATCCTCTATCACAACAATATTATGCTCTCTAGCAATCTCTATTAAGGCGTCCATTTCAGCAGGCAATCCATAAAGATGAACAGGTATTATAGCCTTAGTCTTCGGAGATATCAACCTCCTAACTTTCTCAGGATCAATATTATATGTTTCAGGATCAATGTCAACAAAAACAGGCCTAGCACCAACCAAAAGCACCACAGTAGCAGTAGCAACAAAAGTGAACGGTGGTACTATAACTTCATCACCAGGACCAACTCCAGCGGCCAACAAGGCTAGATGTAAAGCTGCAGTACCACTATTCACGGCAACACCATATCTAGAACCAACAAAACTAGCAAACTTTGATTCAAACTCACGAACTTTAGGACCACCATCAACAGAGGCGCTCGTGAGTACACCAGAATTAATCACATCATAAATTGCCTCTATTTCCTCCTTCCCAATCAACGGTTTATTAATTGGTATCATAACAATATTAATAGGTAACCAAGATAAATACTTTCTAATAATTTACATAAAAGATTTGGTGAGAAAGTCTTAAAAGATCTATTCTGGAATTGATTGTCTTGAAGTAGGTATTAGAACTTTCTTGAGGTTAGTTGATTATGCTAGGGGCACTTTATTATTGAGTTTTATAAATATAATTGGTTTGAATGAAGTTTCATGTATAGTATGTGAGAGAGTATTTATTTGAATGCGATTTATTATGATACTTGGTGTTAAGTGTTGGATCCTCTTTATGGATATAGAGGTCACGTAAGAAGGATTTTAGAGAGTGTAAATGCTAGTATAGGTGATGTGATTATAATTAAATCAAGAGGCCTGACTTATACTGGAATATTAATGCCACGTTATGAAACTGCAGATTCTGATCACATAACGATAAAGTTGGAGAATGGATATAATATAGGAGTGTTTGTTGATGAGAGTACTATAGTTGAAGTAAAGAAACGTGGTAAGCAAAGTCAGATGCCTATTCAAGCCCCTCAGTTTAAGGGTCTTCCCTTCATGACTTTAATAGGTGCTGGAGGAACTATAATGAGCCGAATAGATTATGAGACCGGTGGTGTGAAGCCATCTTTTACTGTAGCTGATCTTGTAGAGATTGTTCCGGGAATTAATGAGAGGTATGATGTAAGGCTGATAGAGCTTTTAAAAATTTTTAGTGAGGATATGAAGCCAGAATATTGGTCGAGAATGGCTGAAGTAGTAGCTAATGAGATAATAAGTGGGAGTGAGGGTGTAATAATAGCGCATGGTACAGACACTATGGGCTATTCTGCGGCGGCGTTAAGTTTTGCTCTGAGAAATCTTCCTGTACCGGTTGTTTTTGTTGGTGCTCAGAGGAGTTCGGATAGACCTTCTAGTGACGCTGCTGTTAATTTAAGGTCTGCTGTGACTTATGCTACGAGAGGTCCTTATTCTGGTGTGGTTGTTGTGATGCATGGTGGTCTTAATGACGATGTTTGTCATGTACATAGAGGTACTAAGGTTAGGAAGTTACATACAAGTAGGAGAGATGCGTTTCGGACTGTGAATTCCAACATTGTTGCTGAGATTCATGGTGAAGTCATTAAAATTGTTGATAGTAGATATTTATTACCCCGTGATAAATCTCGACGTGTTGAGCTATATTCTAAGTTTGAATCTAGAGTGGCTTTGATAAAAACGTATCCTGGGATTAGTGCTGAGTTAGTTGATTATCTGTTAGATAGGAATTATAGAGGTATTGTTATTGAAGGAACAGGGTTAGGGCATGTTCCTATGGAGTTTGTGAAATCGATTCAGCGTGCTAGTGAGTTGGGCGTTGTTGTGGTTATAGCATCTCAGTGCATTTGGGGAAGGGTGAACATGAATGTTTATTCTAGAGGAAGAGAACTGCTTGCGGCTGGCGCGATAGGAGCCGAAGATATGTTACCTGAGACAGCTTTGATTAAATTGATGTGGGTTTTGGGTCAGGGTTATGATTATAAAGATGCTAAAAAGGTTATGTTACAGAATATAGCAGGTGAGATAGAGGAAAGATCACTTGAGAACTGGAGGTGCGTACAGTGATTGATTATAATTCGATTGGCTTGAAAGTTGGGCTTGAGGTCCATCAACAGCTTGATACAAGACATAAACTTTTTTGTTCTTGTCCTACTGAACTAAGTGAAAGAGAGAGTACTAGATTTCATAGATATCTTAGGGCTGTTAGAAGTGAATTGGGTGAAGTAGATCCCGCAGCGTTATTTGAGATGAAAAGAGGGCGAAGTTATATATATTTATGTGATAACAATAATACGTGTCTTGTAGAGATGGATGAGGAACCCCCTCATTCGATTAACGAGGAAGCATTACAGATTGCGTTAACTTTTGCTTTAATGGTTAACAGTATACCAGTTGATGAGGTTCATGTGATGAGGAAGGAAGTTATTGATGGTTCTAATACTTCTGGTTTTCAGAGAACCGCTGTAATAGCATTAGGAGGTTTTGTAAGGGATGGAAATGAGATTATTTCAATACAAACAATCTCTTTAGAGGAGGATGCTGCACGAAAAACTGATGAGAAGAGCTCATTGGTGTATTACAGGTTAGACAGGATGGGTATTCCACTTATAGAGGTTTCTACAGGTCCTGATATCCATTCACCTGAACAAGCTGAACGTGTGGCCCTTAAAATTGGGAGACTATTAAGGTCTACAGGTAAAGTGAAGAGAGGCTTAGGGACGATACGTCAAGATCTCAACATTTCGATTAGAAATGGTGCAAAGACTGAGATAAAGGGTATTCAGGAGTTAGAGCTTATAGGTAAGGTAGTTGAGTATGAGGTCTTAAGGCAGTTAAATCTTCTTAAGCTAAAGGATGAGCTTAATAAAAGGGTTAGAAAAGATTCACTGGCTTTTGAGCCCGTTGATGTGACTAAAGTTTTTGAAAGTACAAACAGTAAAGTTTTGCGAAAATATATTGATAACAATGAAAAAATCTATGCACTGAAGCTTAAGAATTTCTCTGGTTTTCTTGGATTTGAATTGCAGACTAATAGGAGGTTTGGTACAGAGCTTTCTGATTATGCAAAGTTTTGGGGAGGTGTTACTGGTATTATACACACTGATGAACTACCTAGTTATGGTATAACTCTAGATGAAGTGAAGAGGCTTAGGGAATTTATGAAAGCTGAAGAGGGTGACGCAATAATTATAACTGGAGGACCAGAGGAGAATTGTATTGAAGGCTTGAAAGCTGTGTATCAGCGTATATTGCAAGCTTTTGTAATGATACCAGAGGAAACTAGGGTTGCTAGACCTGATGGAACAACTAGTTATGCAAGACCAAGACCAGGATCTGCTAGAATGTATCCTGAAACCGATGTTCCACCAATTGTTATTACAAAAGAATTATTAGATGTTTTGCAAATTTCACTACCTAAAACTTTAGAAGAGAAGGTGAAAGAATTAATGGAGTTGCATAAACTTAACAAAGAGTTAGCGATAAGTATTGCTGATTCAGATTATTATGAGCTTTATATGGAGGCAGTCAAACTGGGAGTACCTTCAACAATAGCTGCGTCCATGCTGACCCAAACATTAAAAAGTCTGAAACGCGAGGGTGTGCCTATTGAAAATCTTACAGAGAGGGTTTTAAGAGAAGTGTTCAAAAAGTTATCAAAAGGAGAATTAGTAAAAGAGGCTTTGCCTGATATATTAGCATGGCTTGCCAGAAATCCGTCCTCTTCGATTGAAGATTCACTTAAAGTTCTTAATTTAACACCGTTGACTGAGGTGGATGTAGGGCGTCTCATAGATTCTCTTATTGAAAAGTATAGGGGTACAGTAAAAATTGAGTTTTTGAGTAATGTGGTGATGAAAGAGTTGATGAAGCAGATAAGAGGACGTTTTGATGGGGGTATAGCTAAAAAAATTATTGATGAAAAAATTAGGAGAATGAGAGAGAACAATTTTTAATATGATTTTTTGAGTGTTAGTTTTATATTTCTTATCTGTGTATTTTGTAATGCAATGGGTATTAAGCGTGCGCATGTAAGAGTGTATGGCATTGTTCAAGGAGTGTTTTTTAGATCCACTACAAGAAGTGTTGCAAGGAGGCTTGGATTAAAAGGTTATGTTAAGAACTTACCTGATGGCAGTGTTGAAGCGATTTTTGAAGGCGATGAAGAGGCGGTTGAAGAAGCTATTGAATGGTGTAGACGTGGACCTCCCGCTGCTGTTGTTGAGAGAGTTGATGTAAAGTATGAAGAGCCTAAGGATGATTATGATGACTTCTACATTGAATATTAGTGAGCTACTTTGAGCTGGTCTCAATTAGAAGAAAGAATAGCTCAATATTTTTCGTCATTAGGATACAGCGTAACAAGAAATTTGAGAATTAAAGGTAAGAGCGGAGCTTTACATGAAATAGATGTGTATGCTGAGAAAGAGGGTCCCGAAGGTAAAATACGTGTAATCGTTGAGGCAAAGGACTATTCTGAACCTGTGACTAAAGAATGGGTTATGAAGTTAGCAGAAGTTAAAGAGGATGTTGGTGCAGATAAGGCCATTCTTGTAGCTTCATCACGTTTCACACCTTCAGCAATAGCCATAGCACAAAGTAAAGGAGTAGATCTTTGGGATAATGAGATACTAGTTGAAAAATTGAAAAGAATGAAAATCGATGAAAAGGAAGTAAATGTTAAGGCCTTGTCCGTATCCTTAACAAAAAATGAAGCATTAAGGATAGTATTCAAAAACCTGAGACGGATACTATTTTTCAAATCAGAACGTATCAAAAATTTCTCATTAGTTTTTCATCCAACATATTTATTTGAAGTTCGTGTAGTAGAATTCATCAGTCATTTTATAAGTAAACCCACGAAAAGATACATAAAGCGTTATTTAATGGTAGACTCGGTAAACGGAAACGTTTTAGGTTTTTATAAAGTGAGTGGAGAATCTTACGTTAACGTTAATGATCCACTGATGAGAATATTAGCTGTTTTATCTTTAAAAGGTGAAATTTTGCTGAATGAGGCAGAGAAAATGATCAGCAAAGAATTGATAAGGGATATGATTAATCAGCATGTTTTCTCTCATGATACAAAAAAGAATACTTTACGTTTAAATCAAAGAAAATCTCACATTCTAGTAGATCCTAATATCATTGAGAGAAAGTTAGTTACTTTGCGCGAAAAAGAACTGCTTATTGAAAAATCAGTAATGAGCATTAACGATTTATTTGATAAACTTTCTGGAAATTTCACATTTGATGTTTTATCGACAACAACAATATTTTATCCATTTTATAAGGCGATTGTAGTTGATAAGGATGGAGGAGAACGTTATATATATATTGATGGAGTTACTAAGCGCGCATGGTCGGAACCTTAAATATATTTGTATTCTTGACACCAGCATATCGAAATAGCACAATAAGCTTGTAATGAGACTAAAAACACTATATTAGTCTTTTGAGTTTTCCCATTTTTGTTTCTAATTCTTTTAGTATTTCTCTTGTGATTAGTTCGCTTTCTCCTTTTAGATGCGCTCCTGCTGCGTTCTTGTGTCCTCCACCTATGCCGCTGAATTTCCTAGCGATTTTTATCATTATTTCGCTTAGATCGATCTCTATGTTTGACTTTGATCTGGCAGATATTCTGGAAACTACATTATCATCTGTGTTAAGAACAAATACTACGTCAGCTCCCAGATCAATCAATGATTTAGCGACTGAAGCTTCAAAGGCTCCAATCCACGTTATTGCTATAATTTTTTTATCTACAGAATATACTCTAATTCTGCTAGCTGCTTTTAGCCTGGCTATTTTTTCGGAATAATCCATTTCAAGCTTAATTAGATCTTGAGCTAGGTTATAGTCTGCGCCTGCTTGTATTAAATCTATAACAGTTTTGAACGTTAATGTGCGGGCGAACGTGAAGCGTCTGGTTTCATATATTATTGCAGTAAGTAAAAGTTGGGCAATTTTTTGTGAGGGTATAAGGAGAAATTCTCTGAAAAGGTCATAAACTAGTTCAGTGCTTGATGGGGAGTTTTCATCAGCATACACGATAGTTATTTTATCTGATGGTAATATTTTATGATGGTCTATTATGATTATAGGTTTTTTACTTTCCAATATTTTTTTACCTAGTTCGCCTAGTTGTTCAGGTGTTGATGTATCAACTAATATGTAGCAGTCATGGTTAGGTTCTACAGATGTTATCGCATCGAGAAAGTTCAATGATTCTAGTACACGTGATGAGGATTCGCTTATGCCTTCAGGAAATGTTATATCTATTATTATTGTACTACTTTTTATTTTAGTTATCAATTCTTTTAAGCCCAATGCGCTGGCTACAGCATCAGGATCAGCGTTAGCATGGCCTGTAATGAGTATTCTATGCGCATCAGTGTTAATGATCCAGTTGATTAATGCAGTCTTATTATTTATTAGCAATCTTCATTCACCATTCTATCGATATCTATGAAGACTTTTTCTACTACATCGTCAACGATCTTCTGAACATTTATATTAAAAACTTTAGGCGTGATGACCTCTATATCTACTTCAAAGGATTCAAGTTCTGGATTATAGGAGATAATTATGAAAAAATCTGGAGTATGTCCTTTTCCGAGTTTTGCTACTAAGAGTTCTCTAGCATGTGCCTCAGCTTTTATGCAGATTTTTTCGGCTTTTTCAGGGTTTATCCTCATTTCTATTTCCTAACTTCCGCTACTAGTTGCTGTTCCTCCACTTTTTATTAGTCCATATTTAATGAGTAATGCATTGAGATCGGCGACAGCTTGTTCCCATTGTTTTCTCATGCTGGTTTCTTGTTTTCCTAGTGTCATTTCTTGTAATTCTAATGTTTCTTTATGTTCTTTTAACTCGCTGATTAATTCGTCGCGTGATGATTTTACTAAAATATTTCCTATCGATTTGTAAACAACAGCATCGGAGCTCATTTTTTCTAGCTCGGCTAGTGCACTTTCGACGTCAATTAGTTCAGCTTTTACTTGTTGTCTTCGTGCTACAACTAGCTTTAATTGATCTTCTAGCTGTTTCACGCGGTTTGTTTGGTTCTGGATCTCGGGGGGTAATGTTGCTGACACTATTATTCAACCTCCTTAACCACACTAATTATTTTATGAATCACACTTATTAACCTTCCATATGAATTTATAACAGCCCTCATCTTTGGTAATTGAGAACTTTGCACAGATATAAAGACTTGCCTTCCCTCTAACTTAATAGATGAGCTCACGTCTTTAGAAATTTTTGTTCTAACTTCAGGGTTTAATACTGAATAAACTATCTTGGCATCGTTTTCATCTTTAAAATTTAACTCTAATGTTAATGTTATCATCTTTATTTTTTTACTATTTTTTACAACGTTAGTGGGTTGTTCTCTGTATCTATTGTTCATTTTTTTCATCTCTAATGATAAATGGTGGACTAAACACTCGTTCCTCTCCTTTTATAATACCTCTTATTCTTATTATTGGACCGAAATCTTTTAATGTTTTTACATGAATAAATCTTAATGTGATTAAATCTTTACCTATTATTAAACTCAATGCACCAAAACCTTGTGGGACTTCTCTGACTTGTCTTACCATTGTCATGTTTAACATATCTGATATTATGGATTCTAGTGGGTCTCCCTCTGAGATCATGACTACCCCTTTGGGTCTGAAACGTATCCTGTTTTGTAATTCTCTCCAAAGAGTGATACTTTTTATTAATATGAAACCTAATAATTTTGTATTGGTTGCATCGTATATACGTAATCTGCTTGGATTTCCATGTAACCCATCTACAAATATTACCCTTTTTATATTACTTTCTCTGGATAATATGAGGAATTCTTCTATTGAGGCTTTTCCTCTGTTTATCCTAGTTGCGTTAAGTGAGAAAGCTAATTCCTTTGCAAATGTTTTTATACGTGCGGAGGCTCGTCTTGACGTAGTTATTGCTGTGTTTGTTGAGTTTCTTTTGTACTCATTGTCATTTTTGTTACTGACATTTTTCCTATTGGTGTGATTGTTACGTAAGCTCCGCCAGCGAATAGATTTCCGCATTTATGACACACCCATAACCCAGATTTTATACGTTTTATCTGTCCTAAGGTACCGCATTTCGGGCAAATTTTTGGTTTTCTGTATTCTGTTATTACTTCTATCCAACGTTTTCTTAAAGAAGTACCATATCTCGATCCAAAACTCCCTGCAGGACCTGTAACTTTTAATTTTCCCATCTTTCATTCACCCTAATGCCAATTTCAGCATACGTTCTCTAATTATAGGGGACAACTTTATAGAGTTATCTATTATAGTCTTTATATCCTCCAATGTAAAAGTTCCTTTACCGCCTTTTTGCATGGCGCAGATCATGTTATCACTGGTTATTGTCAATGTTAAACGTGCGTCAGATATTAGTTCTTCATCTAGCGATGGGTCGAGTAATATCTTATTGTTAAGTTTTGCGTACGTCATGAAGACTGGAGGACTCCTGAGTGGTAAAGGATATTTTTCATTTAAAAACTTTATGCCACCTGCTTCGACAGTAGTTTTTGGAATCTTTGTGTTCATTAGGGCTAGAACAGTTGCAATACCTGAGGCATCTATTAAGTTTCCATCATGGTTTAAAACATATATATCAACCCAAACAACCCATACTTTTTGTCCTGGTATGATGACAAGTTCTTCAAGTTTAATAAATTTTGATTCCCTGATTCCTCTGTCTACAATGCGCGCTAGTTCTATTGCATTCTCATCAGGTGGTCCTGGTTCAAAATCCGGTGATGCTACAGGTGGAAATTCGGAGTTCACCATTAGTACTCCTTTGTCGGGTTCGTCAGGAAATGGATTTCCTGGTTCCACTTTTACACCAACAGTTGCAATAGTATTTCCTAGGTGAACTTGTGCTGATCCGTTAGCGTTATTGATAATGCCAAGTTTTACTTCCATTTCTCTGAAATCTAGTAAACTACGCCCATCATCTCTTTTATTGGTTTCAAGTAGTTTAATTATGCTTTCTTTCTTTATGCTTGGAATAAATCTTTGACGAAGTGTTTCCATTTTACTCACCTTCAGCACCTTCATATTTTTTAAGAATTTCTTCTAATTCTTTCTTTAAGGCGTTCTTCTGTAATTCATATATTTGTATAATACCTTTTTCAGCTAAAAAGAGAGCTTCCATAAATTCTTCTTGTGTCATTAATCCGTCCATTTGTAATAGTGTGATCTTCTTTAATCTTGGCATCATAGCTATTGGTATATCAGCTTCACCGTTTTTATCTTCAGTGTCATCAATGTCTAATACTATTTTACCGTTTACTTTTCCTACTGAGACTGCTGTAACTAGGTCTCTCATGGGAATACCGGCGTCTGCTAAAGCTAATGCGGCTGCATTAATACTAGCTACTCTAGTGCTACCATAAGCATTCAATACTTCTATGTATACATCAATCGTAGTTCTTGGGAATTTTTCAAGGATCACTGCGGCACTTAACGCATCTCTAATAACTTTTGAAATTTCAATTTCTCTTCTGGATGGTGAGGGACTTTTTCTCTCTTCAGTAACAGAGAAGGGTGCCATATGATATCTGGCACGTAATATTGCTTCATTAGGGGATGCTGTGACCTTAGGGTAT
This genomic interval from Thermoprotei archaeon contains the following:
- the rrp41 gene encoding exosome complex exonuclease Rrp41 → MLDKEFIRHDGRRFDELRPIKFEVGILKNANGSAYIEQGLTKIVVAVYGPRETYPKVTASPNEAILRARYHMAPFSVTEERKSPSPSRREIEISKVIRDALSAAVILEKFPRTTIDVYIEVLNAYGSTRVASINAAALALADAGIPMRDLVTAVSVGKVNGKIVLDIDDTEDKNGEADIPIAMMPRLKKITLLQMDGLMTQEEFMEALFLAEKGIIQIYELQKNALKKELEEILKKYEGAEGE
- a CDS encoding 50S ribosomal protein L37ae, whose protein sequence is MGKLKVTGPAGSFGSRYGTSLRKRWIEVITEYRKPKICPKCGTLGQIKRIKSGLWVCHKCGNLFAGGAYVTITPIGKMSVTKMTMSTKETQQTQQ
- the gatE gene encoding Glu-tRNA(Gln) amidotransferase subunit GatE; translation: MIDYNSIGLKVGLEVHQQLDTRHKLFCSCPTELSERESTRFHRYLRAVRSELGEVDPAALFEMKRGRSYIYLCDNNNTCLVEMDEEPPHSINEEALQIALTFALMVNSIPVDEVHVMRKEVIDGSNTSGFQRTAVIALGGFVRDGNEIISIQTISLEEDAARKTDEKSSLVYYRLDRMGIPLIEVSTGPDIHSPEQAERVALKIGRLLRSTGKVKRGLGTIRQDLNISIRNGAKTEIKGIQELELIGKVVEYEVLRQLNLLKLKDELNKRVRKDSLAFEPVDVTKVFESTNSKVLRKYIDNNEKIYALKLKNFSGFLGFELQTNRRFGTELSDYAKFWGGVTGIIHTDELPSYGITLDEVKRLREFMKAEEGDAIIITGGPEENCIEGLKAVYQRILQAFVMIPEETRVARPDGTTSYARPRPGSARMYPETDVPPIVITKELLDVLQISLPKTLEEKVKELMELHKLNKELAISIADSDYYELYMEAVKLGVPSTIAASMLTQTLKSLKREGVPIENLTERVLREVFKKLSKGELVKEALPDILAWLARNPSSSIEDSLKVLNLTPLTEVDVGRLIDSLIEKYRGTVKIEFLSNVVMKELMKQIRGRFDGGIAKKIIDEKIRRMRENNF
- a CDS encoding cren protein translates to MKGEIEKVISLRTEGPADIARVAAAIIVMGQPMYLIHFKHDEKHVYGMLAIFHDYYGFNGIPIFYYFISESDMGKYLLVKVDDSGEYVRFSDKIMTGWTPIPIMTLTEKPSFIQI
- the gatD gene encoding Glu-tRNA(Gln) amidotransferase subunit GatD, coding for MDPLYGYRGHVRRILESVNASIGDVIIIKSRGLTYTGILMPRYETADSDHITIKLENGYNIGVFVDESTIVEVKKRGKQSQMPIQAPQFKGLPFMTLIGAGGTIMSRIDYETGGVKPSFTVADLVEIVPGINERYDVRLIELLKIFSEDMKPEYWSRMAEVVANEIISGSEGVIIAHGTDTMGYSAAALSFALRNLPVPVVFVGAQRSSDRPSSDAAVNLRSAVTYATRGPYSGVVVVMHGGLNDDVCHVHRGTKVRKLHTSRRDAFRTVNSNIVAEIHGEVIKIVDSRYLLPRDKSRRVELYSKFESRVALIKTYPGISAELVDYLLDRNYRGIVIEGTGLGHVPMEFVKSIQRASELGVVVVIASQCIWGRVNMNVYSRGRELLAAGAIGAEDMLPETALIKLMWVLGQGYDYKDAKKVMLQNIAGEIEERSLENWRCVQ
- the rrp42 gene encoding exosome complex protein Rrp42 — encoded protein: METLRQRFIPSIKKESIIKLLETNKRDDGRSLLDFREMEVKLGIINNANGSAQVHLGNTIATVGVKVEPGNPFPDEPDKGVLMVNSEFPPVASPDFEPGPPDENAIELARIVDRGIRESKFIKLEELVIIPGQKVWVVWVDIYVLNHDGNLIDASGIATVLALMNTKIPKTTVEAGGIKFLNEKYPLPLRSPPVFMTYAKLNNKILLDPSLDEELISDARLTLTITSDNMICAMQKGGKGTFTLEDIKTIIDNSIKLSPIIRERMLKLALG
- a CDS encoding restriction endonuclease yields the protein MSWSQLEERIAQYFSSLGYSVTRNLRIKGKSGALHEIDVYAEKEGPEGKIRVIVEAKDYSEPVTKEWVMKLAEVKEDVGADKAILVASSRFTPSAIAIAQSKGVDLWDNEILVEKLKRMKIDEKEVNVKALSVSLTKNEALRIVFKNLRRILFFKSERIKNFSLVFHPTYLFEVRVVEFISHFISKPTKRYIKRYLMVDSVNGNVLGFYKVSGESYVNVNDPLMRILAVLSLKGEILLNEAEKMISKELIRDMINQHVFSHDTKKNTLRLNQRKSHILVDPNIIERKLVTLREKELLIEKSVMSINDLFDKLSGNFTFDVLSTTTIFYPFYKAIVVDKDGGERYIYIDGVTKRAWSEP
- a CDS encoding KEOPS complex subunit Pcc1 — translated: MNNRYREQPTNVVKNSKKIKMITLTLELNFKDENDAKIVYSVLNPEVRTKISKDVSSSIKLEGRQVFISVQSSQLPKMRAVINSYGRLISVIHKIISVVKEVE
- a CDS encoding DHH family phosphoesterase; the protein is MLINNKTALINWIINTDAHRILITGHANADPDAVASALGLKELITKIKSSTIIIDITFPEGISESSSRVLESLNFLDAITSVEPNHDCYILVDTSTPEQLGELGKKILESKKPIIIIDHHKILPSDKITIVYADENSPSSTELVYDLFREFLLIPSQKIAQLLLTAIIYETRRFTFARTLTFKTVIDLIQAGADYNLAQDLIKLEMDYSEKIARLKAASRIRVYSVDKKIIAITWIGAFEASVAKSLIDLGADVVFVLNTDDNVVSRISARSKSNIEIDLSEIMIKIARKFSGIGGGHKNAAGAHLKGESELITREILKELETKMGKLKRLI
- a CDS encoding acylphosphatase, whose product is MGIKRAHVRVYGIVQGVFFRSTTRSVARRLGLKGYVKNLPDGSVEAIFEGDEEAVEEAIEWCRRGPPAAVVERVDVKYEEPKDDYDDFYIEY
- a CDS encoding prefoldin subunit beta yields the protein MSATLPPEIQNQTNRVKQLEDQLKLVVARRQQVKAELIDVESALAELEKMSSDAVVYKSIGNILVKSSRDELISELKEHKETLELQEMTLGKQETSMRKQWEQAVADLNALLIKYGLIKSGGTATSSGS
- a CDS encoding DegT/DnrJ/EryC1/StrS family aminotransferase, with the protein product MIPINKPLIGKEEIEAIYDVINSGVLTSASVDGGPKVREFESKFASFVGSRYGVAVNSGTAALHLALLAAGVGPGDEVIVPPFTFVATATVVLLVGARPVFVDIDPETYNIDPEKVRRLISPKTKAIIPVHLYGLPAEMDALIEIAREHNIVVIEDAAQAHGASYKGRIAGSIGDMGCFSFYATKNMTTGEGGMITTDNKEYWERLKMLRTHGQVKGYDPHVLGYNYRMPEIEAAIGLVQLSKLPRFLEARRRNAMILNDLLSEFKSLKLPYEPTGIRHSWYLYTIGVNNDRDALRNGLNKLGINAAVYYETPVHLTPLFYKMGFRKGMYPVAEYASQHVLSLPIHPGLGENDMVFIYESIKKMLVV